The Mesorhizobium sp. NBSH29 genome has a segment encoding these proteins:
- a CDS encoding AtpZ/AtpI family protein — translation MAKSNRPDETGKSGPGWQENSDLRDSDLERRRRDLEAKLASRMPLKGDRDGGANSGGAAGYGQALKLSSEFIAGIAVGAGLGWLIDYYAGTTPWGLIVFLLLGFGAGVLNVLRSAGMVTEPGSKSGRADEK, via the coding sequence GTGGCCAAATCCAACAGGCCAGACGAAACCGGAAAATCCGGGCCCGGCTGGCAAGAGAATTCGGATCTGCGCGACAGCGACCTGGAACGCCGGCGACGAGATCTTGAGGCAAAACTTGCTTCGAGAATGCCTCTGAAGGGCGACAGAGATGGTGGCGCGAATTCGGGAGGGGCAGCCGGCTATGGCCAGGCGCTGAAACTCTCCAGTGAGTTCATTGCCGGGATTGCGGTTGGCGCCGGGCTTGGCTGGCTGATCGACTATTATGCGGGCACAACCCCTTGGGGACTTATCGTGTTCCTGCTTCTGGGGTTTGGCGCTGGGGTTCTGAATGTGTTGCGGTCGGCCGGAATGGTGACCGAACCAGGCTCAAAGTCGGGTCGGGCGGACGAAAAATAA
- a CDS encoding cell wall hydrolase yields the protein MYPRNLARLLAFVASLCRPSLLSPIAVGLGIWIGFPTVVALQDAPSMVSGTETSGARWSSFVERAAAGSVHAAEMPFANGDTITTGSITGGGIATPGLGTVAFRGKGGSNEIPDELRINRIEKQGRVINIAPVAPPKSFSAGSVLERTSSMTRPTIEGDLKMAFAKPAIKGKEIEIAAAFHRKQSQKEYAGVPVMLASLVTNTTPDILATAYAPAEPDYAKASPFASLLRDEDPNNGRFVPPLAKGDHAWMGEPLPPEVFTAKEQQCLATGVYFEARGETLRGQAAVAQVVLNRVRNPTYPNSICGVVYQNQHLHNRCQFSFACDGIKDRILSASHYKTAQDIAMAVTAGKIFIPEIGSSTHYYADYVNPGWARTMQKMKKIGLHIFYRTYGGGWS from the coding sequence GTGTATCCACGAAATCTAGCTCGGCTGCTGGCGTTTGTCGCCAGTTTGTGCCGGCCCTCCCTGTTGTCACCGATTGCCGTCGGCTTGGGCATCTGGATCGGGTTCCCGACAGTTGTCGCATTGCAGGACGCTCCAAGCATGGTTTCCGGAACGGAGACTTCCGGCGCGCGCTGGAGTTCCTTCGTGGAAAGAGCCGCCGCAGGCTCGGTACACGCTGCTGAAATGCCATTTGCCAATGGTGACACCATTACAACCGGATCAATCACCGGTGGCGGCATTGCGACGCCAGGCTTGGGCACGGTTGCGTTTCGCGGCAAAGGCGGGTCCAACGAAATTCCTGACGAACTGCGCATTAACCGCATTGAAAAGCAGGGGCGTGTGATAAATATAGCGCCCGTTGCGCCGCCCAAGTCTTTTAGTGCCGGCAGCGTGCTGGAGCGGACGTCGTCGATGACGAGGCCCACCATTGAGGGCGACCTCAAAATGGCCTTTGCCAAGCCGGCAATCAAAGGCAAGGAAATCGAGATCGCGGCTGCGTTCCACCGCAAGCAGTCACAAAAGGAATATGCCGGCGTTCCCGTAATGCTGGCTTCACTGGTGACCAATACAACACCGGATATACTGGCGACAGCCTATGCACCCGCCGAACCTGACTACGCGAAAGCCTCGCCCTTTGCCTCCCTGCTGAGGGACGAAGACCCCAATAATGGCCGGTTCGTGCCGCCTTTGGCAAAAGGAGACCACGCTTGGATGGGCGAACCGTTGCCGCCTGAGGTTTTCACCGCCAAAGAACAGCAATGCCTTGCGACTGGCGTCTACTTTGAAGCGCGAGGCGAGACGCTAAGAGGTCAAGCCGCGGTGGCGCAGGTTGTCCTGAATCGGGTTCGCAACCCAACCTACCCGAATTCAATTTGCGGAGTAGTCTACCAGAACCAGCATTTGCACAATCGCTGCCAGTTTTCATTTGCCTGCGACGGCATCAAGGATCGGATCTTGAGCGCGTCCCACTACAAGACCGCACAAGACATCGCCATGGCTGTGACCGCAGGTAAGATTTTCATTCCTGAAATCGGGTCCTCAACCCATTACTATGCTGATTACGTCAATCCGGGTTGGGCTCGCACGATGCAGAAGATGAAGAAAATCGGCCTCCACATCTTTTACCGCACCTATGGCGGCGGCTGGAGCTAG
- a CDS encoding aminopeptidase, with protein MDISSSAPIDPVKLERLADVAVKIGVRLQPGQDLIVTAPVAALSFTRRIVENAYKAGAGLVSVFYSDDEATLARYRHGSDSGFDRAEDWLYEGMAKAFGNGAARLAVRGDDPMLLSSQEQSKVARANRANSIAYRPALEKITGFDINWNIVAYPNSAWAKLMFPQDDETSAVRKLADAIFAASRVDTDDAVIAWDAHNGALRKRTEWLNGHAFSALHFKGPGTDLTVGLADTHKWNGGAETAKNGVICNPNIPTEEVFTTPHARRVDGHVSSTKPLSYQGSLIEDISVRFEGGQIVEAKASRGEEVLNKVLDTDAGARRLGEVALVPHSSPISQSGLLFYNTLFDENAASHIALGQCYSTCFVDGGRLSQDDIAAKGGNKSLIHIDWMIGSGKIDVDGLTANGTRIPVMRKGEWA; from the coding sequence ATGGACATAAGCTCTTCCGCCCCTATCGACCCCGTGAAGTTAGAGAGATTGGCGGATGTTGCGGTCAAAATCGGAGTGCGGCTGCAACCGGGGCAGGATCTGATCGTCACTGCGCCTGTCGCGGCACTTAGCTTTACCCGGCGCATTGTCGAGAATGCCTACAAGGCAGGCGCTGGGCTGGTCAGTGTTTTTTATAGCGATGATGAAGCCACGCTTGCCCGCTACAGGCATGGTTCTGATTCGGGGTTCGATCGCGCCGAAGACTGGCTCTATGAAGGAATGGCGAAAGCGTTTGGCAATGGTGCTGCACGCCTTGCGGTACGCGGCGACGATCCTATGCTTCTTTCCAGTCAGGAGCAGTCCAAGGTTGCTCGGGCAAACCGGGCGAACTCAATAGCGTACAGGCCGGCGCTGGAAAAAATTACAGGTTTCGACATCAATTGGAACATTGTCGCCTATCCCAACAGCGCATGGGCCAAACTGATGTTTCCACAGGATGATGAAACCAGCGCAGTCCGAAAGCTTGCCGATGCAATTTTTGCAGCTTCGCGCGTCGACACTGATGATGCGGTGATTGCTTGGGATGCCCACAATGGCGCGCTTCGTAAGCGCACTGAATGGCTGAACGGTCACGCTTTTTCGGCGCTGCATTTCAAGGGCCCCGGGACCGACCTGACGGTCGGGCTTGCAGATACGCATAAATGGAATGGCGGGGCCGAGACCGCCAAAAACGGTGTCATCTGCAATCCAAACATTCCGACCGAGGAAGTTTTCACCACACCGCATGCGCGGCGTGTGGATGGACATGTCAGTAGTACCAAGCCTCTCTCCTACCAAGGGTCGCTTATAGAAGATATCTCCGTTCGCTTCGAAGGAGGGCAAATTGTCGAGGCCAAAGCGTCGCGCGGCGAAGAGGTGTTGAACAAAGTGCTCGACACGGATGCTGGCGCACGTCGTTTAGGTGAAGTAGCACTGGTTCCGCATTCATCTCCGATCTCGCAAAGCGGGTTGCTGTTTTACAACACATTATTTGATGAAAATGCCGCCAGTCACATCGCACTTGGACAGTGCTATTCGACCTGCTTCGTCGATGGCGGAAGGCTGAGCCAGGATGATATTGCTGCGAAAGGTGGCAACAAAAGCCTGATCCATATCGACTGGATGATCGGTTCTGGCAAAATCGATGTGGATGGCCTAACTGCGAATGGAACGCGTATCCCTGTGATGCGGAAGGGTGAGTGGGCATAA
- a CDS encoding arsenate reductase, protein MQTKIFGITTCDTVRKARLWLRDHGVAHTFHDFRVDGVDRRQLEEWSNRIAWETLLNKASATFRRLPAEQKAEVDQATALTLMIDYPTLIKRPILETGLALEVGFSSTRYATLFA, encoded by the coding sequence GTGCAGACAAAAATTTTTGGAATAACGACTTGCGATACAGTGCGCAAAGCCAGGCTCTGGCTGCGCGATCATGGAGTTGCCCATACGTTCCACGACTTCAGGGTAGATGGTGTCGACCGGAGGCAGCTCGAAGAGTGGTCAAACAGGATCGCGTGGGAAACTCTCCTGAACAAAGCGTCTGCGACATTTCGAAGACTTCCTGCTGAACAAAAAGCCGAGGTGGATCAGGCAACGGCGCTGACGCTGATGATCGACTATCCGACCTTAATCAAGCGCCCAATACTGGAGACTGGCTTAGCGCTCGAGGTAGGCTTTTCATCCACGCGGTATGCAACATTGTTTGCATAA
- a CDS encoding IS5 family transposase — MGPSDPDVRFHHCARPCLGSGRKGGQQGQALGRSRGGFTTKIHAKADNSGDIIAFDLTGGQVADTTRFETLLDIGPDITPRAALGDKGYSSKANRAAARTRGIAPVIPHKANEKNRPAFFAQTLYKARARIEQGFGRLKRFKRVALRCEKTARNFRSIVSFAAGLCLIKFVHTA, encoded by the coding sequence ATCGGCCCATCTGATCCAGATGTTCGATTCCACCATTGTGCGCGCCCATGTCTCGGCAGCGGGCGCAAAGGGGGGCAGCAAGGCCAGGCGCTCGGCCGCTCGCGCGGCGGGTTCACAACGAAAATCCACGCCAAGGCGGACAATTCGGGCGACATCATTGCGTTCGATCTGACCGGTGGCCAAGTTGCCGACACAACCCGCTTTGAGACCCTGCTCGACATAGGGCCGGACATCACCCCACGTGCCGCGCTGGGCGACAAAGGCTATTCCAGCAAGGCCAATCGTGCAGCCGCGCGGACACGCGGCATCGCCCCGGTGATCCCTCACAAGGCCAACGAGAAAAACAGGCCAGCCTTCTTCGCCCAGACGCTCTACAAGGCGCGCGCCCGTATCGAACAAGGCTTCGGGCGGCTCAAGCGCTTCAAACGCGTCGCCCTGCGATGCGAAAAGACAGCACGAAATTTCCGCTCAATCGTAAGCTTCGCAGCAGGCCTATGCTTGATCAAATTCGTCCACACGGCCTAG
- a CDS encoding tetratricopeptide repeat protein, which translates to MSDDGFFREVNEELRQDQARALWDRYGPAAIVIAVLVVLGTGGFVGYNHWATTQANRSGDSYSEALKLANGDDKNGALAALVELETGSKGAYPVLARLRAATVKADMGDAAGAIASFEAVAKDNSVPVSIRDMAQLRAGLIEVDHGTYDAVSARVGALNTEANPLRHSAREALGLAAWKENRMEEATKLFELISADQTAPRNLRERANLLTELIRGSGSAS; encoded by the coding sequence ATGTCGGACGATGGATTTTTCCGCGAGGTAAATGAGGAGCTGCGCCAGGACCAGGCGCGGGCGCTCTGGGACCGTTATGGTCCAGCAGCCATTGTCATTGCGGTATTAGTGGTTTTGGGAACTGGTGGTTTCGTCGGTTACAACCATTGGGCCACAACGCAAGCCAACCGCTCGGGTGATTCCTATTCCGAAGCTCTGAAGCTTGCTAACGGCGATGATAAGAATGGTGCCTTGGCTGCTTTGGTCGAGCTTGAAACCGGCAGCAAGGGTGCCTATCCGGTTTTGGCGCGTTTGCGAGCCGCAACGGTAAAGGCTGATATGGGCGATGCCGCCGGCGCGATCGCAAGCTTCGAAGCTGTTGCGAAAGATAATTCGGTGCCCGTTTCGATCCGCGATATGGCGCAACTTCGCGCTGGGTTGATCGAGGTCGATCATGGCACCTATGACGCAGTTTCCGCCCGGGTGGGTGCCCTGAATACGGAAGCCAATCCGCTTCGTCATTCTGCGCGAGAAGCGCTCGGGCTCGCTGCCTGGAAGGAAAACCGGATGGAAGAAGCAACGAAATTATTCGAGCTGATCTCTGCAGACCAGACCGCGCCCCGCAACCTGCGTGAACGCGCCAACCTCCTGACCGAACTGATCCGTGGTTCGGGCAGCGCTTCGTGA
- a CDS encoding polysaccharide deacetylase, with product MLFRQAFAAVVSAACLCGPQNAVADSRTQYVLISFDGAHDLRQWRRSRELSQKTGAKFTYFLSCVFLLSPETRGNYRPPAKAPAKSNVGFALENDEVEQRLSEIWGARGEGHEIASHGCGHFDGSGWSEVDWGSEFSSFRSILRDAYSQNAIAGEPEGWRRFAETEIKGFRAPYLATNKALYAALAEHGLDYDASTVSLGPVEPARVASVMRFSLPQIAEGPARRPVIAMDYNLFVRHSAGIERTDEDSAFQTRAYDAFIAAFNQEYEGARVPLQMGFHFTLMNGGAYWRALERFAETVCSLPEVACVSYRDYLDRTRKPGPDTIGG from the coding sequence ATGTTATTTCGTCAAGCGTTTGCTGCTGTTGTCTCTGCTGCTTGCCTGTGTGGCCCCCAAAATGCCGTGGCTGACTCGCGCACCCAATACGTGTTGATTTCATTTGACGGGGCACATGACCTTCGCCAATGGAGGCGTAGCCGGGAACTTTCCCAGAAAACCGGCGCAAAGTTCACTTATTTCCTGTCTTGCGTGTTTCTGCTTTCGCCAGAAACTCGTGGCAATTATCGTCCACCGGCCAAGGCGCCGGCGAAGTCCAATGTTGGTTTTGCACTGGAGAACGACGAGGTTGAACAAAGACTGTCGGAAATTTGGGGGGCACGCGGCGAAGGCCATGAAATCGCCAGCCATGGCTGCGGCCATTTCGATGGCAGTGGGTGGAGCGAGGTCGATTGGGGTAGCGAATTTTCCTCGTTCCGGTCGATCCTACGCGATGCCTACTCACAAAACGCCATCGCCGGCGAACCGGAAGGGTGGCGCAGATTTGCTGAGACGGAAATCAAGGGATTTCGTGCGCCCTACCTGGCAACAAACAAGGCTCTCTATGCCGCCTTGGCGGAACATGGTTTGGACTATGACGCCAGCACCGTGTCTCTTGGGCCTGTAGAGCCGGCGCGGGTGGCCAGCGTGATGCGCTTTTCCCTGCCGCAAATTGCAGAAGGCCCCGCACGGCGACCGGTGATCGCTATGGACTACAATCTTTTTGTACGCCACTCAGCCGGCATCGAACGCACAGACGAAGACAGCGCATTCCAGACCCGCGCCTATGATGCCTTCATTGCAGCATTCAATCAGGAATATGAGGGCGCGCGGGTGCCGCTACAGATGGGTTTCCATTTCACCCTGATGAATGGCGGCGCCTATTGGCGCGCGCTTGAGAGGTTCGCTGAAACAGTCTGTTCCCTGCCGGAAGTCGCCTGCGTGAGCTATCGCGATTATCTTGACCGAACCCGAAAGCCGGGCCCGGATACGATCGGCGGCTAA
- a CDS encoding sensor histidine kinase: MACIAIALVLRLALGEFVIGGIPFITLFPAVLLASVVGGLRAGLPTLFLGSVMAAYLWLPPTLTFQLTSSSLASLVAFWLFGGVLVLVAEALRRLVRATLAARDRANVLAHEMQHRVRNVIGVVMGISRQTARTATDVEDYRDKLEARILALGRAQELVSATREGVIGLAPLLSKVLEPFGLTRFRISGPEVLVEREFGSSMALLIHELATNALKYGALSVSAGSVGINWTRLDGTVTICWKELNGPDVTEPERAGFGSRLLSSAFPPELGRATVEFAADGVQCIIELSAPEKGSRF, translated from the coding sequence GTGGCATGCATCGCTATAGCACTGGTTCTTAGGCTTGCGCTGGGCGAGTTTGTGATCGGCGGCATTCCGTTCATCACGTTGTTTCCAGCGGTACTTTTGGCCAGTGTGGTCGGCGGGCTGAGAGCTGGCCTGCCAACCCTCTTTCTGGGTTCTGTTATGGCGGCTTATTTGTGGCTGCCACCTACCCTGACCTTCCAGCTCACCTCATCATCCCTCGCGTCGCTCGTTGCGTTCTGGTTGTTTGGGGGAGTTCTGGTGCTTGTCGCCGAAGCTTTACGGCGGCTTGTCAGAGCGACGCTTGCGGCGCGTGATCGAGCCAACGTTCTGGCGCACGAGATGCAGCATCGCGTTCGCAACGTGATCGGCGTCGTGATGGGAATTTCCAGGCAGACAGCACGTACAGCCACCGATGTCGAAGACTATCGCGACAAGCTTGAAGCGCGCATCCTTGCTTTGGGTCGCGCTCAGGAACTGGTTTCCGCCACCCGGGAGGGTGTCATCGGACTTGCTCCTCTTCTGTCCAAGGTCCTCGAGCCCTTTGGACTCACGCGGTTCAGGATTTCAGGGCCGGAAGTATTGGTGGAGCGGGAGTTTGGCAGCTCCATGGCTCTGCTGATCCATGAACTGGCAACAAACGCTTTGAAATATGGTGCACTCTCGGTTTCTGCAGGTAGTGTCGGCATTAATTGGACGCGGCTCGACGGAACGGTTACAATTTGCTGGAAAGAGCTCAATGGACCTGACGTGACTGAGCCGGAGCGCGCAGGCTTCGGCTCGCGACTTCTGAGCTCCGCATTTCCTCCCGAACTCGGGCGGGCAACGGTGGAATTTGCGGCAGACGGCGTTCAATGTATCATCGAATTGAGTGCTCCCGAGAAAGGTTCAAGATTTTGA
- the der gene encoding ribosome biogenesis GTPase Der, with protein MSFKVAIIGRPNVGKSTLFNRLVGRKLALVDDTPGVTRDRRVHTAKLYDLHFDVIDTAGFEDKAPATLQGRMRIQTETAIEEADLIFFVIDSKAGILPDDRTFADIVRRSGKPVVLVANKAEARGAQGGMLESWELGLGEPVPVSAEHGGGMPDLRDAVIAAIGREMAFEDEDEADAIAESEPLIGEDITDPDAAEAIPYDESKPMQIAIVGRPNAGKSTLINELIGQERLLTGPEAGITRDSISVDWQWGNRKIRLFDTAGMRRKARIHEKLEKLSVADGLRAIRFAEVVVVVFDATIPFEKQDLQIADLIIREGRALVIAFNKWDLIDNPQEKLAELREMTARLLPQVRGVQAVTISAETGRGLEKLMAAILKTHQVWNSRISTGRLNRWLEGILAHHPPPAVAGRRLKIKYITQAKTRPPGFVVSCSRPDALPQSYVRYLVNNMREALDMPGVPIRVALRTSENPFAGRAKKKR; from the coding sequence ATGAGCTTCAAGGTTGCGATCATCGGCCGTCCCAATGTCGGCAAATCGACGCTTTTCAACCGGCTCGTCGGAAGGAAACTTGCGCTCGTCGATGACACCCCCGGCGTAACGCGCGACAGGCGCGTCCATACCGCAAAGCTCTACGACCTACATTTCGACGTCATCGACACAGCTGGCTTTGAGGACAAAGCGCCCGCCACTCTTCAGGGTCGGATGCGGATCCAGACGGAAACCGCCATCGAAGAAGCTGATCTGATCTTCTTCGTCATTGATTCAAAGGCTGGCATCCTTCCCGATGATCGAACCTTTGCAGATATTGTGCGCCGTTCTGGAAAACCCGTCGTTCTGGTTGCCAACAAGGCAGAGGCGCGCGGGGCGCAAGGTGGAATGCTTGAAAGCTGGGAACTGGGGTTGGGTGAGCCTGTGCCAGTTTCAGCCGAACATGGCGGGGGAATGCCTGACCTTCGCGACGCGGTCATTGCTGCCATTGGCCGAGAAATGGCCTTCGAAGACGAAGACGAGGCCGATGCGATCGCTGAAAGCGAGCCCCTCATTGGCGAAGATATTACGGACCCTGATGCTGCCGAGGCCATTCCCTACGACGAATCCAAGCCCATGCAGATCGCCATCGTCGGGCGACCAAACGCTGGAAAGTCGACGCTGATCAATGAGTTGATTGGCCAGGAGCGGCTACTTACAGGGCCTGAGGCCGGTATTACGCGCGATTCCATCTCCGTCGATTGGCAATGGGGCAACCGCAAGATTCGCCTGTTCGACACCGCCGGTATGCGCCGCAAGGCGCGCATCCATGAAAAGCTCGAAAAGCTCTCTGTAGCCGACGGCCTGCGTGCAATTCGATTTGCTGAGGTGGTGGTTGTCGTTTTTGACGCAACCATCCCGTTCGAGAAGCAGGACCTTCAGATAGCCGACCTGATCATCCGAGAAGGTCGGGCGTTGGTAATTGCTTTCAACAAATGGGACCTGATTGATAACCCGCAGGAAAAATTGGCGGAATTGCGCGAGATGACCGCCCGTTTGCTGCCGCAGGTTCGCGGCGTGCAGGCAGTAACAATTTCAGCTGAGACAGGTCGTGGCCTCGAAAAATTGATGGCCGCGATCCTTAAAACTCACCAAGTTTGGAACAGCCGCATTTCGACCGGTCGCCTCAACCGTTGGCTTGAAGGTATTCTTGCGCATCATCCGCCGCCGGCCGTAGCTGGGCGTAGGCTGAAGATTAAATACATTACGCAGGCCAAAACTCGACCGCCGGGTTTCGTCGTCTCTTGCTCGCGCCCTGATGCGTTACCGCAATCCTATGTACGTTATCTCGTCAACAATATGCGCGAGGCACTCGACATGCCGGGCGTGCCTATTCGCGTCGCGCTGCGCACCTCGGAAAATCCATTCGCCGGCAGAGCCAAGAAGAAGCGCTGA
- a CDS encoding YbfB/YjiJ family MFS transporter, with product MKIGSVANPLRFAVAGMIAMAVAMGIGRFVYTPLLPAMMDQLRLSASQAGLIAAANFLGYLIGAVVASGGWAQGRERATMLWALAANAALAAAMGTTEHLAVFLLIRFLAGIASAFVLIFVITIVFGHLAVAGRNSLQSLHFAGVGLGIALAAVMTASLEWAGGSWHDGWLGAGLLSAAGLVAAWILIDRGPLSGASVGRESTLPRSPALAKIILAYGLFGFGYVITATFIVAIVRQGDGGRLFESQVWLVTGLAAIPSVYLWNHVVVRLGLTRTFALTCLLEAVGVLASVGLGSFLGPLLGGALLGATFVSITAIGLQLARSLAPTAPRRAVALMTAAFGTGQILGPIAAGYMADHTGSFVAPSIIAAATLLLSATIAYDSGR from the coding sequence ATGAAGATTGGCAGTGTAGCAAATCCACTACGTTTCGCTGTGGCGGGGATGATTGCCATGGCTGTAGCTATGGGAATTGGACGCTTCGTCTACACACCGCTCTTGCCGGCCATGATGGATCAACTAAGGCTGTCGGCTTCACAGGCAGGGCTCATCGCCGCAGCCAATTTTTTAGGCTACCTGATTGGAGCAGTTGTTGCATCTGGTGGCTGGGCACAGGGACGTGAACGCGCCACCATGCTGTGGGCTCTGGCAGCGAATGCCGCGTTGGCCGCTGCTATGGGAACTACGGAACATCTTGCTGTCTTTCTTTTGATCCGCTTTCTGGCAGGTATTGCCAGTGCCTTCGTTCTGATTTTCGTGATCACCATAGTGTTCGGTCATCTCGCTGTCGCCGGCCGCAACAGCCTTCAGTCCTTGCATTTTGCGGGGGTTGGATTGGGCATAGCGCTGGCCGCAGTCATGACAGCATCGCTGGAATGGGCAGGCGGCTCATGGCACGACGGATGGCTTGGGGCAGGTTTGTTGTCGGCTGCGGGTCTTGTTGCAGCCTGGATTTTAATTGACCGCGGACCGCTTTCCGGCGCCAGCGTAGGCCGCGAATCCACTCTGCCGCGCAGTCCGGCGCTGGCCAAAATCATCTTGGCATATGGGTTGTTTGGCTTCGGCTATGTCATCACCGCCACGTTCATCGTAGCAATTGTACGCCAAGGTGATGGAGGACGCTTGTTTGAATCTCAGGTCTGGCTGGTCACAGGTCTGGCCGCAATTCCCTCGGTTTATCTCTGGAACCACGTCGTCGTGCGCCTCGGCCTGACCCGAACCTTTGCTCTGACCTGCCTCCTGGAAGCGGTCGGAGTTCTTGCAAGTGTCGGTCTAGGCAGCTTTTTGGGGCCGTTGCTCGGGGGCGCGCTGCTTGGTGCAACATTTGTTTCGATTACAGCAATTGGCTTGCAGTTAGCCCGCAGTCTTGCGCCAACTGCGCCAAGACGCGCCGTTGCCTTGATGACCGCCGCCTTCGGCACGGGACAAATTCTGGGGCCGATTGCTGCAGGCTATATGGCCGACCATACGGGAAGCTTCGTCGCGCCGTCTATCATTGCCGCGGCCACTCTGCTCTTGAGCGCTACCATTGCATACGATTCCGGTCGCTAG
- the sbmA gene encoding peptide antibiotic transporter SbmA: protein MFLSFFPQPKLFFTSAALWSLTLLIFWYAGGEALGAYFGMPPAATDASPVIGVSVFWSLPFIWFYIYFAVGVLLFYAFWSWYAPHPWQRWSILGSALILFIVYFQVQVSVAVNNWYGPFWDYIQAVVAKTTTSTESEFYAQVASFAGLALVGMNVSVLNAFLVSHWVFRWRQAMNDYYMGHWGTLRHIEGASQRVQEDTMRFSQIMESLGVSFVDSIMTLIAFLPVLIRLSANITELPIIGPISHPLVVAALAWSVLGTISLVIAGYKLPGLQFRNQRVEAAYRKELVYGEDDPQRAQPVTVMELFSNVRQNYFRLYFHYVYFNVVRYTYLQANGIFSLLILGPSIVAGTITLGLLNQISYAFSQVSSSFQFLVNSWSTIVELLSVHKRLRAFESVIYDEPLPDIDQRYLERRDAVGDRGAAEP from the coding sequence ATGTTTCTTTCGTTTTTCCCGCAGCCGAAACTCTTTTTCACCTCAGCCGCTCTGTGGAGCCTGACGCTGCTAATATTCTGGTATGCCGGAGGGGAGGCGCTTGGCGCTTATTTCGGGATGCCGCCCGCTGCAACCGATGCTTCGCCGGTCATCGGTGTTTCTGTATTCTGGTCGCTGCCGTTCATCTGGTTTTACATCTATTTTGCAGTGGGCGTGCTTCTTTTTTATGCATTCTGGAGTTGGTACGCGCCGCATCCCTGGCAGCGTTGGTCGATCCTTGGGTCGGCGCTGATCCTCTTTATTGTCTATTTTCAGGTCCAGGTGTCGGTCGCGGTTAACAACTGGTATGGCCCCTTCTGGGATTACATCCAGGCAGTCGTCGCCAAAACCACCACAAGTACCGAGTCGGAGTTTTACGCTCAGGTCGCCAGTTTCGCAGGCTTGGCGCTGGTCGGGATGAATGTTTCAGTGCTTAACGCATTCCTCGTCAGCCATTGGGTCTTCCGCTGGCGTCAGGCGATGAATGACTACTACATGGGTCATTGGGGGACATTGCGCCACATCGAAGGTGCTTCCCAGCGCGTCCAAGAAGACACGATGAGATTCTCGCAGATCATGGAATCGCTGGGTGTCAGTTTTGTGGATTCGATTATGACGTTGATCGCGTTCCTCCCGGTGCTGATCCGCCTCTCAGCCAACATCACCGAGTTGCCGATTATTGGCCCTATATCCCATCCGCTTGTGGTCGCGGCGCTGGCATGGTCGGTGCTGGGCACGATAAGCTTGGTGATTGCAGGTTATAAATTGCCCGGCTTGCAATTCCGCAACCAGCGCGTCGAGGCAGCCTACCGTAAGGAACTCGTCTATGGCGAGGACGATCCCCAACGCGCGCAACCGGTCACCGTGATGGAGCTCTTCTCAAATGTGCGCCAAAACTACTTCCGTCTATATTTCCACTATGTATACTTCAATGTTGTGCGCTACACCTACCTTCAGGCAAACGGCATTTTTTCACTTTTGATCCTTGGCCCCTCAATCGTTGCCGGAACCATCACGCTCGGCCTCCTCAACCAGATCAGCTATGCCTTTTCCCAGGTCTCGAGCTCATTCCAATTTCTGGTCAATTCTTGGTCGACGATCGTCGAGTTGTTGTCGGTTCACAAACGGCTGCGCGCGTTCGAGTCGGTGATCTATGACGAACCTCTTCCTGATATCGACCAGCGTTACCTGGAGCGCCGCGACGCGGTTGGCGATCGCGGGGCTGCTGAACCCTGA